One genomic region from Arthrobacter pigmenti encodes:
- a CDS encoding macrolide 2'-phosphotransferase, whose product MTPEPTANAVSDLAQQHGLALDPATIRFNEAGLDYRVAFATSAETGEDWVLRIPRRADVSAKIVEEKRILDFVGPRLPIAVPDWRISSPNLIAYPLLPGKPGLTLDVEGQPVWHYDVASPEYAQSLAEVIVSLHRLDTTEAAEAGIPFETPEQVRQRWSGDLDRVLDEFDVESDLVTVWRTWIDDDDLWPERTVLTHGELYPAHLLLDEDSRIVSALDWTTARVSDPALDFMYQFMIAPPEQFAATVDAYRDLTGHSEPNLAGRCSELIAAGPLNYALFALESGEPEHRAAAEAQLRPNG is encoded by the coding sequence ATGACACCCGAACCAACAGCGAACGCCGTTTCGGACCTCGCCCAGCAGCACGGGCTTGCCCTGGACCCCGCGACCATCCGGTTCAACGAAGCCGGCCTGGACTACCGGGTGGCGTTCGCAACCAGTGCGGAAACCGGTGAGGACTGGGTGCTGCGGATTCCCCGGCGGGCGGATGTGTCCGCCAAGATCGTGGAGGAAAAGCGCATCCTCGACTTCGTCGGCCCGCGCCTGCCCATCGCGGTGCCGGACTGGCGCATCAGCTCGCCCAATCTCATCGCCTATCCGCTGCTGCCTGGCAAGCCGGGACTGACGCTCGATGTTGAAGGGCAGCCGGTCTGGCACTACGACGTCGCCTCACCTGAGTACGCCCAATCGCTTGCGGAGGTAATCGTGTCCCTACACCGCCTCGATACCACCGAGGCAGCCGAAGCCGGCATTCCCTTCGAAACTCCCGAACAGGTGCGGCAACGGTGGTCAGGTGACCTCGACCGGGTGCTGGACGAGTTCGACGTCGAGTCCGATCTCGTCACCGTGTGGCGCACCTGGATTGACGACGACGACCTCTGGCCGGAGCGCACCGTGCTCACCCACGGCGAGCTCTACCCGGCGCATCTGCTCCTGGATGAAGACAGCCGCATCGTTTCAGCGCTGGACTGGACCACCGCGAGGGTCAGCGATCCGGCGCTCGATTTCATGTACCAGTTCATGATTGCGCCGCCGGAGCAGTTCGCCGCGACCGTGGACGCGTATCGCGACCTCACCGGGCACAGCGAACCCAACCTCGCAGGACGGTGCAGCGAACTGATTGCCGCCGGACCGTTGAACTATGCGCTTTTTGCACTCGAATCAGGCGAACCGGAGCATCGAGCGGCAGCGGAGGCGCAGCTTCGCCCAAACGGTTAA
- a CDS encoding LLM class flavin-dependent oxidoreductase: MLRIGFLSFGHWSPLEGSRTRTARDSLLQGIDLAVAAEEIGVDGAFFRVHHFARQQAAPFPLLAAIAARTSRIEMGTGVIDMRYENPLYMAEEAAGTDLISGGRLQLGISRGSPEPALNGAANFGYVPAGGEEPGDMARRHTEVFRHAISGAGVAEADPRQASGLLPIQPHSPGLSQRIWWGAGTRKTAVWAAEQGMNLMSSTLLTEDTGVPFDQLQAEQIQLYRDAWTEAGHTFSPRVSVSRSVIPIVDDEDRRYFALSALRETRDQVGVLDGAMSRFGKSYIGEPDVLAEELAADAAVQSADTLMLTVPNQLGVDYNAKLLRNVIEHIAPTIGWERKTTTTAG, translated from the coding sequence ATGTTGCGTATCGGCTTCCTCTCCTTTGGTCACTGGTCTCCCCTTGAGGGTTCACGTACGCGCACTGCGCGCGATTCCCTCCTGCAGGGCATCGACCTCGCCGTTGCGGCAGAGGAAATCGGGGTGGACGGTGCATTCTTCCGTGTCCACCACTTCGCTCGCCAGCAGGCAGCGCCATTCCCGTTGCTGGCCGCAATCGCTGCGCGTACCAGCCGGATCGAGATGGGCACCGGCGTAATCGACATGCGTTACGAAAACCCGCTGTACATGGCAGAGGAAGCCGCCGGGACGGACCTCATCAGCGGCGGACGGCTCCAACTCGGCATCAGCCGCGGGTCACCCGAACCCGCGCTCAACGGCGCCGCCAACTTCGGGTACGTCCCGGCCGGGGGCGAAGAGCCCGGCGACATGGCACGCCGCCACACCGAGGTCTTCCGTCATGCGATCAGCGGCGCGGGCGTCGCCGAGGCGGACCCTCGGCAGGCCTCCGGGCTCCTGCCCATCCAGCCGCACTCCCCCGGTCTGAGCCAACGAATCTGGTGGGGTGCCGGCACACGCAAGACCGCCGTATGGGCCGCCGAACAGGGCATGAATCTGATGAGCTCCACCCTGCTCACCGAGGACACCGGCGTTCCCTTCGACCAGCTCCAGGCCGAACAGATTCAGCTGTACCGCGATGCCTGGACGGAGGCCGGCCACACTTTCTCACCGCGGGTATCGGTCAGCCGCAGCGTAATCCCGATCGTTGACGACGAAGACCGCCGCTACTTCGCCCTCAGCGCCCTCCGCGAAACCCGCGACCAGGTAGGAGTGCTCGACGGCGCGATGTCCCGCTTCGGCAAGAGCTACATCGGTGAACCGGACGTACTCGCCGAAGAACTCGCCGCGGATGCCGCCGTGCAGTCCGCCGACACCCTGATGCTCACCGTCCCCAACCAACTCGGCGTCGACTACAACGCGAAGCTCCTCCGCAACGTCATCGAGCACATCGCGCCGACTATCGGCTGGGAGAGGAAAACAACGACGACGGCGGGCTGA
- a CDS encoding TPM domain-containing protein, producing MLHPRRAVMAGAMLLLVLTGCGDEGTGTVPEPPAEGNVLDSADVLSNAQEQELNTLIEEQNGSTDAARVAVLTVDGAAGSIEDYAREVATTWGVGDEGADNGVLVVADTGERELRIETADGVRERFSDDEAEDVIGDVLEPAFGNEQYAEGLTEAISQIYTYAQGQEPPKDPYAWVLPVSIVGGLVVVIGLIVGLVVADSRRRRRVADQEIRTAEQRDPDFELTDAQRDAYRKYRYSHRKDNALTSPAIWLPLYVANPSLYGGNTAGTSGSSISGGGGFTGGGASGSY from the coding sequence GTGTTGCATCCAAGACGCGCAGTCATGGCAGGCGCGATGCTGCTGCTGGTGCTCACCGGCTGCGGCGACGAAGGCACTGGCACAGTGCCCGAACCTCCGGCCGAGGGCAACGTCCTGGACTCCGCCGACGTCCTCTCCAACGCGCAGGAGCAGGAACTCAACACGCTCATCGAAGAGCAGAACGGCAGCACAGACGCAGCCCGCGTGGCGGTGCTCACGGTCGACGGCGCCGCCGGATCGATCGAAGACTACGCCCGCGAGGTCGCCACCACCTGGGGCGTCGGCGACGAGGGAGCAGACAACGGCGTGCTCGTGGTCGCGGATACCGGCGAGCGCGAGTTGCGCATCGAAACAGCCGACGGCGTCCGCGAGCGCTTCTCCGATGATGAGGCCGAGGACGTCATCGGGGATGTCCTCGAACCGGCGTTCGGGAACGAGCAGTACGCCGAGGGGCTCACTGAAGCGATCAGCCAGATCTACACCTATGCACAGGGTCAGGAACCGCCGAAGGACCCGTATGCCTGGGTTCTTCCGGTCAGCATCGTTGGCGGGCTTGTTGTCGTCATCGGGCTCATAGTCGGGCTGGTCGTGGCGGACTCACGCCGTCGTCGTCGTGTTGCTGATCAGGAGATCCGGACTGCAGAGCAGCGCGATCCGGACTTCGAGCTGACCGACGCCCAACGCGACGCCTACCGCAAGTACCGCTACAGCCATCGGAAGGACAACGCGCTCACCAGTCCGGCGATTTGGCTGCCGTTGTACGTGGCGAATCCGTCGCTGTATGGAGGCAACACTGCGGGCACTTCCGGTTCATCGATCAGCGGCGGTGGAGGATTCACCGGAGGCGGCGCGTCCGGGAGCTACTGA
- a CDS encoding glycoside hydrolase family 3 protein, whose amino-acid sequence MHLKRQATLMTAAATALLVASTGAAFATVPTNVPANTPITTTAAPNIDAMIADMTLDQKIGQMTWTHVYGSSANDTSMKANNQARYGVDTPAEVVEKYDLGGVLYFAWSGNTNNPDQVAGLSNGLQEVALDDSGIPLAVTIDQEGGLVARIGPPATVLPGNMALGATFDQELARAQGEILGSEMRAMGINVDFAPVLDLNSNPDNPVIGIRSMGEDPDTVSALGVAQIEGMQAHNVGASAKHFPGHGDTSVDSHYGLPIVTYDRETLNKHLQPFQAAIDAGVDMVMTAHIIVEAIDPEMPGTLSHKVLTGLLRDEMGFEGLVTTDALDMAAMTAQWSQEEISVMAIQAGSDILLNSPDVDASFAGVRAAVESGELTEERINESVRRILEWKVKRGVFEQPMADLGAVDTVVGNPEHLATANTISDRAVTLLRNEGDVLPLDGHESVLMVGSGSGWPELVGPMLMDKGFAVTEEYENGSSPSAAYRERAVAAAEDADVVVFTSYNATGNAAQQQMVAALAETGTPVVVIATRNPYDISVFPGADAVLNSYGVKPVNFHGVVRAITGEVNPTGKLPVNIPEADGEGMLLPLGFGLSYATEVVPAEPMFDDRPGRGQDTLTIPAVEGVDYLVNGEVVAAGSHRKLRDTVTVTAVAQEGYVLDDGATTEWSDTFTTGRP is encoded by the coding sequence ATGCATTTGAAGAGACAGGCAACACTGATGACGGCGGCGGCCACCGCGCTGCTCGTCGCGAGCACGGGCGCGGCCTTCGCGACCGTGCCGACCAACGTCCCAGCCAACACCCCCATTACGACGACCGCGGCACCCAACATCGACGCGATGATCGCCGACATGACCCTGGACCAGAAGATCGGCCAGATGACCTGGACACATGTGTACGGGTCATCTGCGAACGACACGTCGATGAAGGCCAATAACCAGGCACGCTACGGTGTTGATACGCCGGCCGAGGTGGTCGAGAAGTACGATCTGGGCGGCGTGCTCTACTTCGCCTGGTCCGGCAACACAAACAATCCGGATCAGGTGGCCGGCCTGTCGAACGGTCTGCAGGAAGTCGCCCTGGATGATAGCGGCATTCCGCTGGCCGTGACGATCGACCAGGAAGGCGGACTCGTTGCCCGCATCGGGCCGCCCGCCACAGTCCTTCCCGGCAACATGGCCCTCGGCGCCACGTTCGACCAGGAGCTGGCCCGGGCACAGGGCGAGATTCTCGGCTCGGAGATGCGGGCCATGGGCATCAACGTTGACTTCGCTCCTGTCCTGGACCTCAATTCCAACCCGGACAACCCGGTGATCGGAATCCGTTCCATGGGTGAGGATCCGGACACCGTGAGCGCCCTGGGCGTCGCCCAGATCGAAGGCATGCAGGCCCACAATGTTGGCGCTTCGGCCAAGCACTTCCCCGGCCACGGCGATACCTCGGTGGACTCCCACTATGGACTGCCGATCGTCACCTACGACCGCGAAACGCTGAACAAGCACCTGCAGCCGTTCCAGGCCGCGATTGATGCCGGCGTGGACATGGTCATGACCGCGCACATCATCGTCGAGGCGATCGACCCGGAAATGCCGGGCACGCTCTCGCACAAGGTTCTTACCGGCCTGCTCCGTGACGAGATGGGCTTTGAGGGCCTGGTTACCACTGACGCCCTGGACATGGCAGCGATGACCGCTCAGTGGAGCCAGGAGGAGATCTCCGTCATGGCCATCCAGGCCGGCTCGGACATCCTTCTGAACTCGCCCGACGTCGATGCGTCCTTCGCGGGCGTTCGCGCCGCCGTCGAATCCGGAGAGCTTACAGAGGAACGCATCAACGAATCGGTCCGCCGGATCCTCGAGTGGAAGGTCAAGCGCGGAGTGTTCGAGCAGCCGATGGCTGATCTCGGGGCCGTGGACACCGTCGTCGGTAACCCTGAGCACCTCGCCACGGCCAACACCATATCGGACCGCGCCGTCACCCTTCTGCGCAACGAGGGCGACGTCCTGCCGCTCGATGGGCACGAGTCGGTGCTGATGGTCGGATCGGGTTCGGGCTGGCCGGAACTGGTTGGGCCGATGCTCATGGATAAGGGCTTCGCCGTCACTGAAGAATACGAAAACGGCAGCTCACCCTCGGCTGCGTACCGCGAACGTGCGGTCGCTGCGGCGGAGGATGCCGACGTCGTCGTCTTCACCTCGTACAACGCAACCGGCAACGCTGCCCAGCAACAGATGGTGGCGGCGCTCGCGGAGACGGGTACGCCCGTCGTCGTTATTGCAACCCGCAACCCGTACGACATCAGTGTTTTCCCGGGAGCTGACGCCGTGCTGAACAGCTACGGCGTGAAGCCGGTGAATTTCCACGGCGTTGTGCGTGCCATCACGGGTGAAGTGAATCCGACCGGCAAGCTGCCGGTCAACATTCCCGAAGCCGACGGCGAGGGCATGCTCCTGCCGCTGGGCTTCGGTCTCAGCTACGCCACCGAAGTGGTCCCTGCGGAGCCAATGTTTGATGACCGGCCGGGCCGAGGGCAGGACACCCTGACCATTCCCGCCGTGGAGGGCGTGGATTACCTGGTCAACGGCGAGGTGGTCGCAGCGGGGTCCCACCGGAAGCTCCGCGACACCGTCACCGTCACAGCCGTGGCGCAGGAGGGCTACGTGCTCGACGACGGCGCCACCACTGAGTGGAGCGACACCTTCACAACCGGGAGGCCATAA
- a CDS encoding NAD(P)-dependent alcohol dehydrogenase, translating to MPTTVSAYSALSATEDLIPTTIERRDVGPDDVLIEIKFAGICHSDIHTVRGDWGPQQYPLAPGHEIAGVVTEVGSNVTRHAVGDRVGVGCMVNSCRECKNCKAGEEQYCLKGMTGTYGAVDRDGSITQGGYSTHVVVAEDFVVRIPEGIELDVAAPLLCAGITTYSPLRHWGAGSGKKVAVVGLGGLGHMTVKLAHAMGADVTVLSQSLKKQEDGLRLGADRYYATSDENTFTELAGSFDLIINTVSASINISDYLGLLSLDGALVNVGAPAEPLPVNAMALIGGRRSFAGSAIGGIRETQEMLDFCAEHQLGAEIEVIPAEKINEAYERVLASDVRYRFVIDTSTL from the coding sequence TTGCCCACCACCGTTTCCGCTTACTCCGCACTATCCGCAACCGAAGACCTCATCCCGACAACCATCGAGCGCCGGGACGTTGGCCCCGATGACGTCCTGATCGAGATCAAGTTCGCAGGCATCTGCCACTCGGACATCCACACCGTCCGCGGTGACTGGGGTCCGCAGCAGTATCCCCTGGCACCCGGGCACGAAATTGCCGGCGTCGTCACGGAAGTCGGCTCGAACGTCACCAGGCACGCTGTCGGTGACCGCGTGGGCGTGGGCTGCATGGTCAACTCCTGCCGCGAGTGCAAGAACTGCAAGGCAGGCGAAGAGCAGTACTGCCTCAAAGGCATGACCGGCACCTACGGCGCTGTTGACCGCGACGGCTCGATCACCCAGGGCGGCTACTCCACCCACGTTGTGGTGGCAGAGGACTTCGTGGTCCGCATTCCCGAGGGTATCGAGCTCGACGTCGCCGCGCCCCTTTTGTGCGCCGGCATCACCACTTACTCGCCGCTGCGCCACTGGGGTGCCGGGTCCGGTAAGAAGGTTGCCGTCGTCGGCCTCGGCGGTCTCGGTCACATGACCGTCAAACTCGCCCACGCGATGGGTGCTGACGTTACGGTGCTGTCCCAGTCGCTGAAGAAGCAGGAGGACGGGCTCCGTCTCGGTGCCGACCGCTACTACGCCACCAGCGACGAGAACACCTTCACGGAGCTGGCCGGATCCTTCGACCTGATCATCAACACCGTGAGCGCTTCGATCAACATCAGCGACTACCTGGGCCTGCTCTCGCTCGACGGTGCGCTGGTGAACGTCGGTGCTCCCGCTGAGCCGCTGCCCGTGAACGCGATGGCGCTGATCGGTGGACGCCGGTCCTTCGCCGGATCAGCGATCGGCGGTATCCGCGAAACCCAGGAGATGCTGGACTTCTGCGCCGAGCACCAGCTGGGCGCAGAGATCGAGGTCATCCCGGCCGAGAAGATCAACGAAGCGTACGAGCGCGTTCTCGCCTCGGACGTGCGGTACCGGTTCGTGATCGATACGTCGACGCTCTAA
- a CDS encoding exo-beta-N-acetylmuramidase NamZ family protein produces MSINRRSLIQASGLGAVAAVAAPFAPSAVAKEPKNKNKHTLVNGADVAAADNWSVFAGRTIGVITNPTGVLSSFRTIVDDMASKGVDVGAVFGPEHGFRGTAQDGAAEETSVDPRTGITVYDTYGASVATYARFYEESGVDTIVFDIQDVGARFYTYIWTMWDAMQAASQSGRRFVVLDRANPIGGQARGPVLQDGFQSGVGKLGIALQHGMTVGELARYFNAVFLPKAGLEPIDLEVVEVQGWKREMTGPDNRATWILPSPNMPTPETATLYPGTALFEATNMSEGRGTTRPFELIGAPYVDYQWAEALNSKGLDGVTFREAYFNPTLSKNAGQICAGVQVHINDHESVEALEVGIHMLVEAKRLYPGFDWRGDGGRWMGLLSGSARAAEQIDAGADAQTIIGSWGRELGQFVRDTRPFLLYPGRR; encoded by the coding sequence ATGTCTATCAACAGAAGAAGTCTGATCCAGGCCTCCGGACTCGGCGCCGTCGCCGCCGTCGCCGCACCGTTTGCACCAAGCGCCGTCGCGAAGGAGCCCAAGAACAAGAACAAACACACGCTGGTCAATGGGGCCGACGTAGCTGCCGCTGATAACTGGAGCGTCTTCGCCGGCCGCACAATCGGCGTCATCACCAACCCAACCGGTGTCCTGTCCAGCTTCCGCACCATTGTCGATGACATGGCGAGCAAGGGCGTCGACGTCGGCGCCGTCTTCGGCCCCGAGCACGGTTTCCGCGGCACCGCGCAGGACGGCGCAGCCGAGGAAACCTCCGTTGACCCCCGCACCGGCATCACCGTCTATGACACCTACGGCGCATCGGTAGCAACCTACGCGCGCTTCTACGAGGAGTCCGGCGTTGACACCATCGTGTTCGACATCCAGGACGTCGGCGCCCGCTTCTACACCTACATCTGGACCATGTGGGACGCCATGCAGGCAGCCTCGCAGAGCGGACGCCGCTTTGTGGTCCTTGACCGCGCCAATCCGATCGGTGGCCAGGCACGCGGGCCGGTGCTGCAGGACGGCTTCCAGTCCGGTGTCGGCAAGCTCGGAATCGCGCTGCAGCACGGCATGACGGTCGGCGAGCTCGCGCGCTACTTCAACGCCGTCTTCCTCCCCAAGGCTGGCCTCGAGCCAATCGACCTCGAAGTGGTCGAGGTGCAAGGCTGGAAGCGGGAAATGACAGGCCCGGACAACCGGGCAACCTGGATCCTCCCCAGCCCCAACATGCCGACGCCGGAAACCGCCACCCTCTACCCCGGCACTGCCCTGTTCGAGGCCACCAACATGTCCGAGGGACGCGGCACCACCCGCCCCTTCGAACTCATCGGCGCCCCCTACGTGGACTACCAGTGGGCGGAGGCCCTGAACAGCAAGGGGCTCGACGGCGTCACCTTCCGTGAGGCGTATTTCAACCCGACTCTGTCCAAGAATGCTGGTCAGATCTGCGCAGGCGTCCAGGTGCACATCAACGATCACGAGAGCGTCGAAGCCCTCGAAGTGGGCATCCACATGCTCGTCGAGGCAAAGCGCCTGTACCCGGGGTTCGACTGGCGCGGCGACGGCGGCCGCTGGATGGGTCTGCTCAGCGGATCGGCACGCGCCGCCGAGCAGATCGACGCCGGTGCTGACGCCCAAACGATCATCGGCTCCTGGGGCCGCGAACTCGGTCAGTTTGTCCGCGACACCCGGCCTTTCCTCCTCTACCCCGGACGCCGCTGA
- a CDS encoding helix-turn-helix transcriptional regulator, producing MENRDEVRAFLTTRRERLSPEQAAIPFYGGRRRVKGLRREEVAMLAGMSTDYYTRLERGNLGGVSDSVLESLARALQLDEAERGNLGGVSDSVLESLARALQLDEAERGYLFNLANAAKAPSRVTTSGTRSRPRAAARTGVREGVLRILETIHAPAYVRNNRFDVVASNRLGRALFSEAYDDGAASFNLARYTFLDPRSREFFVEWERIGRDSVAALRLEAGSNPYDRGLTDLVGELSTRSEEFRAWWASHNVKFHYTSTKTLRHSVVGEFEVTGESLVLPGDPGLTIVTYTVEPASPAEEALNFLASWSTQNA from the coding sequence ATGGAAAACCGGGACGAAGTGCGCGCCTTCCTCACCACGCGCCGCGAACGACTGAGCCCGGAACAGGCGGCGATCCCCTTCTACGGAGGACGACGCCGGGTCAAGGGCCTGCGCCGCGAAGAAGTGGCGATGCTCGCCGGCATGAGCACTGACTACTACACACGTCTGGAACGCGGGAACCTCGGCGGGGTGTCCGACTCCGTGCTGGAGTCCCTGGCCCGGGCGCTGCAGCTCGACGAGGCGGAACGCGGGAACCTCGGCGGGGTGTCCGACTCCGTGCTGGAGTCCCTGGCCCGGGCGCTGCAGCTCGACGAGGCGGAACGCGGTTACCTGTTCAATCTCGCGAACGCTGCTAAGGCGCCCAGCCGTGTGACCACGTCCGGGACCCGTTCACGGCCGCGTGCTGCCGCACGCACCGGGGTGCGTGAGGGCGTGTTGCGCATCCTTGAGACCATCCATGCGCCCGCTTATGTGCGGAACAACCGGTTCGACGTCGTGGCCTCCAACCGCCTGGGCCGCGCCCTGTTCTCAGAGGCGTATGACGACGGCGCGGCCTCCTTCAATCTCGCCCGCTATACCTTCCTTGATCCCCGGTCGCGTGAGTTCTTCGTGGAGTGGGAGAGGATCGGGCGGGATTCTGTTGCTGCCCTACGCCTTGAAGCCGGTTCCAATCCGTACGACCGTGGATTGACGGACCTGGTTGGCGAACTGTCCACCCGCAGCGAGGAGTTCCGGGCGTGGTGGGCTTCCCATAACGTGAAGTTCCATTACACGTCCACGAAGACACTGCGCCATTCCGTGGTCGGCGAGTTCGAGGTGACCGGGGAGTCGCTGGTGCTGCCGGGCGATCCCGGGTTGACCATCGTGACCTACACGGTGGAACCGGCGAGCCCTGCCGAAGAGGCGCTGAACTTCCTGGCGAGCTGGAGCACGCAGAATGCTTGA
- a CDS encoding serine hydrolase domain-containing protein, protein MRAPHKAGYKTGAVLAITGMILSGFSGVAYADESPAAQRNTNGADHRAAGRFDMPLDGFSPANTRLVEGNPRAVGIHDTSTIDAAWDQVEAYANPTDAGTRPMYASAVGLMAHQGRIVGKHASGFSRLYADGDGTKLPADEQIAATEDTIYDLASVTKLFTSLLVMQQVEQGHLDLDQPYAAYVHDFGNNGKQEITLRQMLTHTSGLKPWLPLWSAYDTKAERIQAVMETTPDDEPGTAYTYSDLNLIALGVLVEQVTGQRLDEALTTGITGPLGLTDTGYNPPASKLHRIAATEYQEAAGRGMVWGEVHDENAWSLGGIAGHAGIFSTAGDMAVLAQTLLNGGVYQGVRILEQSTVEQLLQNENEEFPGNAHGLGFELNQMWYMGGLSNPSAAGHTGYTGTSIVIDYASRSFAILLTNRVHPSRTWGSNNPARRVVADGLAGALAVNPQKGPTAWFGGAANSSEATLQTSVTVPDEAELTFDVFADNETTDVFALETSTDGGQTWDLLPFAVTGPEGTEQTDGTYNNHGERTWGKATATLPVGEHLIRWRYTTDGNTLGRGIFVDNIQVHDGNRTILNGERNADAFEADGFSLVRR, encoded by the coding sequence ATGCGCGCGCCACACAAGGCCGGGTACAAGACAGGCGCCGTCCTGGCCATTACGGGAATGATCCTCAGCGGATTCAGCGGAGTGGCCTACGCAGACGAGAGCCCTGCAGCCCAGCGCAATACGAACGGCGCAGACCATCGCGCCGCGGGAAGGTTCGACATGCCCCTGGACGGGTTCTCACCGGCCAACACGCGCCTGGTCGAAGGTAACCCCCGTGCCGTCGGCATCCACGACACCTCAACCATTGACGCCGCCTGGGACCAAGTGGAGGCGTACGCGAATCCCACGGACGCCGGCACCCGCCCGATGTACGCGTCCGCCGTCGGGCTGATGGCTCATCAGGGACGGATTGTCGGGAAGCACGCCAGTGGATTCTCGCGTCTCTACGCGGACGGCGACGGCACCAAACTGCCCGCCGATGAGCAGATCGCGGCCACCGAGGACACCATCTACGACCTCGCCTCGGTGACCAAGCTCTTCACCTCGCTCCTGGTCATGCAGCAGGTTGAACAGGGGCACCTGGACCTGGACCAGCCGTACGCCGCCTACGTCCACGACTTCGGGAACAACGGCAAGCAAGAGATAACGCTGCGGCAGATGCTCACGCACACCTCGGGCCTGAAACCGTGGCTGCCGCTCTGGAGCGCTTATGACACCAAGGCTGAACGCATCCAGGCGGTCATGGAGACCACACCGGATGACGAACCCGGAACCGCCTACACCTACAGCGACCTCAACCTGATCGCCCTCGGCGTGCTGGTGGAGCAGGTCACCGGCCAGCGGCTCGATGAAGCGCTGACAACCGGAATCACCGGGCCGCTTGGCCTGACCGATACCGGGTACAACCCTCCGGCTAGCAAGCTGCACCGGATCGCGGCCACCGAGTACCAGGAGGCCGCCGGCCGCGGCATGGTGTGGGGCGAAGTCCATGACGAGAATGCGTGGAGCCTGGGCGGCATTGCGGGTCACGCGGGGATCTTCTCCACCGCCGGTGACATGGCCGTGCTGGCCCAGACGCTGCTGAACGGCGGTGTCTACCAGGGAGTCCGGATTCTGGAGCAGAGCACCGTCGAGCAACTGTTGCAGAACGAGAACGAGGAGTTCCCCGGCAACGCGCACGGCCTCGGGTTCGAGCTGAACCAGATGTGGTACATGGGCGGACTCTCCAATCCATCCGCAGCTGGTCACACCGGGTACACCGGAACGTCGATCGTCATTGACTACGCATCCCGGTCCTTCGCGATCCTGTTGACCAACCGCGTGCATCCCAGCCGGACCTGGGGGTCCAACAACCCGGCTCGACGAGTGGTTGCGGACGGCCTCGCCGGCGCCCTCGCTGTAAACCCACAGAAGGGTCCAACCGCCTGGTTCGGCGGTGCCGCCAACAGTTCCGAGGCCACCCTGCAGACCAGCGTGACTGTCCCGGACGAAGCCGAGCTGACCTTCGACGTCTTTGCCGACAACGAGACCACTGACGTCTTCGCGCTGGAGACCTCCACCGATGGCGGCCAGACCTGGGACCTGCTGCCGTTCGCGGTAACAGGACCGGAGGGAACCGAGCAGACAGATGGCACCTACAACAACCACGGCGAGCGCACCTGGGGCAAGGCCACGGCCACGCTTCCCGTGGGCGAGCACCTGATCCGCTGGCGCTACACCACGGACGGCAACACCCTTGGCCGCGGCATCTTCGTGGACAACATCCAGGTTCACGACGGCAACCGCACCATCCTCAACGGCGAACGCAACGCTGACGCCTTCGAGGCGGACGGGTTCTCGCTCGTACGCCGCTGA